From the Arthrobacter sp. PM3 genome, one window contains:
- a CDS encoding TetR/AcrR family transcriptional regulator: MSDRSNEIIDAAYVCFTRHGTRRTTMHDLADQAGISRPALYQYFRSKDDVFRSLVARLLDGALSASQRAAETEGRPEDRLAGILLAKLDLVMQIWRDSPAHAAELLSVDTRVSAEVLGRYEESMHGLLARTLQEVYPAADAREAAEILLAFTRGLEAGVADPDALPDRLRRGVSIFVAGFNTLTFAKEQP; the protein is encoded by the coding sequence GTGAGCGATCGTTCAAACGAAATCATCGACGCCGCTTATGTGTGCTTCACCCGCCACGGGACGCGCCGGACGACGATGCACGACCTGGCGGACCAGGCCGGCATTTCCCGGCCGGCGCTGTACCAGTACTTCCGCAGCAAGGATGACGTCTTCCGCTCGCTGGTGGCCCGTCTGCTGGACGGTGCGCTTTCCGCCTCCCAGCGGGCAGCGGAGACTGAGGGGCGGCCCGAGGACCGTCTGGCCGGAATTCTGTTGGCGAAGCTCGATCTCGTGATGCAGATCTGGCGTGACAGCCCGGCGCACGCGGCCGAGCTCCTCAGTGTCGACACCCGGGTCTCAGCCGAGGTGCTCGGGCGTTACGAGGAGTCCATGCACGGCCTGCTCGCCCGGACGCTCCAGGAGGTTTACCCGGCGGCCGACGCCCGGGAAGCGGCCGAGATCCTCCTGGCCTTCACCCGGGGCCTGGAGGCGGGAGTCGCCGACCCCGACGCCCTGCCCGACCGCCTGCGCCGGGGCGTCAGCATTTTCGTCGCCGGCTTCAACACCCTTACTTTCGCAAAGGAACAACCATGA
- a CDS encoding phospho-sugar mutase, which yields MTSSDADLARLLSDARDWADQDPDPATAAALSELIRLTDDGVAAARQELADSFSGTLQFGTAGLRAALGPGPNRMNRVVVRRAAAGFTAFLTGAVGQASPGTRPRAVVGFDARHNSDIFAAETAAILTAAGVETFLMPAALPTPLLAYAVRALDCDGGVMVTASHNPPQDNGYKVYLGRHAVEESGRGAQIVAPYDALIAAEIDAVGALDTVALATDGWTVLDPSIAADYEAAVAALAAPGRFPARGLKIVLTPMHGVGGDTAAAVLNAAGFTDVMLVAEQAQPDPDFPTVNFPNPEEPGALDLALETAAREDADLVIANDPDADRAAVAAKDPATGAWRMLRGDEVGALLGAHVVARLAAAGEPPAGVFANSIVSSRLLARIAAAAGYAHEETLTGFKWIARVPGLVYGYEEALGYCVAPSLVRDKDGISAAVLIAELAAAAKAEGKTIFDTLDELYLVHGLHTSDQLSIRVADLGLLDAMMNRLRVSPPESFGGSGVETVTDLAAGSEQLPPTEGLLYLTKDLTRVIIRPSGTEPKLKCYLEVIRSAGSAAELPAARAEARAALDSVLADVREALGL from the coding sequence ATGACGTCTTCTGATGCCGACCTCGCCCGACTCCTGAGCGACGCCCGCGACTGGGCAGACCAGGACCCGGACCCTGCCACTGCCGCCGCCCTGTCCGAGTTGATCCGCCTCACCGATGACGGCGTCGCGGCGGCCCGGCAGGAGCTGGCCGACAGCTTCAGCGGCACCCTGCAGTTCGGCACCGCCGGGCTGCGTGCGGCCCTCGGCCCGGGCCCGAACCGCATGAACCGCGTGGTGGTGCGCCGCGCCGCAGCCGGTTTTACCGCCTTCCTCACCGGCGCCGTCGGGCAGGCCTCCCCCGGCACCCGGCCGCGCGCCGTCGTCGGCTTCGATGCCCGCCACAACTCCGACATTTTCGCCGCGGAAACCGCCGCGATCCTCACCGCCGCCGGCGTCGAGACGTTCCTGATGCCGGCCGCCCTGCCCACGCCGCTGCTCGCCTACGCGGTGCGCGCCCTGGACTGCGACGGCGGCGTGATGGTCACCGCCAGCCACAACCCGCCGCAGGACAACGGCTACAAGGTGTACCTGGGCCGGCATGCCGTCGAGGAAAGCGGCCGCGGCGCCCAGATCGTGGCGCCCTACGACGCCCTGATCGCGGCGGAGATCGACGCCGTCGGCGCCCTGGACACCGTGGCCCTGGCCACGGACGGCTGGACCGTGCTGGATCCCTCCATCGCCGCCGACTACGAGGCCGCCGTCGCCGCCCTCGCGGCGCCCGGGCGCTTCCCGGCCCGCGGGCTGAAGATCGTCCTGACGCCCATGCACGGCGTGGGCGGGGACACGGCGGCGGCCGTGCTGAACGCCGCCGGGTTCACCGACGTCATGCTGGTCGCCGAACAGGCACAGCCGGACCCGGACTTCCCCACCGTGAATTTCCCCAACCCGGAAGAGCCCGGCGCCCTGGACCTTGCCCTCGAGACGGCGGCACGCGAGGACGCGGACCTCGTGATCGCCAACGACCCCGACGCCGACCGGGCAGCGGTGGCGGCGAAGGACCCTGCCACCGGCGCGTGGCGCATGCTGCGCGGCGATGAGGTCGGCGCCCTGCTGGGCGCCCATGTCGTGGCGCGGCTGGCCGCCGCCGGCGAGCCGCCGGCGGGAGTGTTCGCCAATTCGATCGTGTCCTCGCGGCTGCTGGCGAGGATTGCCGCCGCGGCAGGCTACGCCCATGAGGAAACGTTGACCGGGTTCAAGTGGATCGCCCGTGTTCCGGGGCTGGTCTACGGCTACGAGGAGGCGCTGGGCTACTGCGTTGCCCCGTCCCTGGTGCGCGACAAGGACGGCATTTCGGCCGCGGTCCTGATCGCCGAACTCGCCGCCGCGGCCAAGGCCGAGGGCAAGACGATCTTTGACACCCTGGACGAGCTCTACCTGGTGCACGGACTGCACACGAGCGACCAGCTCAGCATCCGGGTGGCCGATCTCGGCCTGCTGGATGCCATGATGAACCGGCTGCGGGTGAGCCCGCCCGAGTCCTTCGGCGGCTCCGGCGTCGAGACCGTCACGGACCTGGCCGCGGGCAGCGAGCAGCTGCCGCCTACCGAGGGCCTGCTGTACCTGACGAAGGATCTCACCCGCGTCATCATCCGGCCCAGCGGCACGGAACCGAAACTCAAGTGCTACCTCGAAGTCATCCGCAGCGCCGGCTCGGCGGCCGAACTGCCGGCGGCCCGGGCCGAGGCCCGCGCCGCGCTGGACAGCGTGCTCGCCGACGTCCGCGAAGCCCTGGGCCTCTAG
- a CDS encoding NAD(P)H-quinone dehydrogenase has product MTTHPDFSSPRIAILGGGPGGYEAAMVAASLGAQVTIIERAGLGGSAVLTDVVPSKTLIATADLMTRVGEAGELGVKFDVDGGDFAPAMRADLKHINDRLLRLARKQSEDIQSGLEHQNVRILIGSGRLLDNHTIEVLTADGTETVEADTILVAVGAHPRELPTARPDGERILNWAQIYNMDELPEELIVVGSGVTGAEFASAYNGLGSKVTLISSRDRVLPGSDTDAAEVLEGVFERRGLTVLSRARAETVERTADGVVVTLGDGSTVTGSHCLVCVGSIPNTAGIGLEEAGVALTESGHIKVDGVSRTTAPNIYAAGDCTGVLALASVAAMQGRIAVAHFLGDAVMPIKLHQVASNIFTSPEIASVGVSEAEIESGKYQADIIKLSLRSNARAKMRNHRDGFVKIFARKGSGTVIGGIVVGPNASELIFAVSIAVTQKLHVDDVASTFTVYPSLSGSISEAARRLHVHM; this is encoded by the coding sequence GTGACTACGCATCCTGACTTCAGCTCACCCCGCATCGCAATTCTCGGCGGAGGGCCGGGCGGCTACGAAGCCGCCATGGTCGCCGCCTCGCTGGGGGCGCAGGTCACCATCATCGAACGTGCCGGACTCGGCGGATCCGCGGTGCTGACCGACGTCGTGCCGTCCAAGACCCTGATCGCGACGGCGGACCTGATGACCCGCGTGGGTGAGGCGGGGGAGCTGGGGGTCAAGTTCGACGTCGACGGCGGCGACTTTGCCCCTGCGATGCGCGCGGACCTCAAGCACATCAACGACCGCCTGCTGCGCCTGGCGCGGAAGCAGTCGGAGGACATCCAGTCCGGGCTGGAGCACCAGAACGTCCGCATCCTGATTGGCTCAGGCCGGCTGCTGGACAACCACACCATCGAGGTTCTGACCGCCGACGGCACCGAGACCGTGGAGGCCGACACCATCCTGGTCGCGGTCGGAGCCCACCCGCGCGAGCTGCCCACCGCACGTCCGGACGGTGAACGCATCCTGAACTGGGCGCAGATCTACAACATGGACGAGCTCCCCGAAGAGCTGATCGTGGTCGGCTCCGGCGTCACGGGCGCGGAATTCGCCTCGGCCTATAACGGCCTGGGGTCCAAGGTTACCCTGATTTCCAGCCGCGACCGGGTGCTCCCGGGCTCGGATACCGACGCTGCCGAGGTCCTTGAGGGCGTCTTCGAACGTCGCGGCCTGACGGTGCTCTCCCGTGCCCGCGCCGAGACCGTGGAGCGGACGGCCGACGGCGTTGTGGTCACCCTCGGCGACGGCTCGACCGTGACCGGCAGCCACTGCCTGGTCTGCGTCGGCTCCATCCCCAACACTGCCGGGATCGGCCTGGAGGAGGCCGGCGTCGCGCTCACCGAGAGCGGCCACATCAAGGTCGACGGCGTCTCCCGCACCACCGCGCCGAACATCTACGCCGCGGGCGACTGCACCGGAGTCCTCGCCCTGGCCTCCGTGGCCGCGATGCAGGGCCGGATCGCCGTGGCGCACTTCCTGGGCGACGCCGTCATGCCGATCAAGCTGCACCAGGTCGCGTCCAACATCTTCACCTCGCCCGAGATCGCCTCCGTGGGTGTGTCCGAGGCCGAGATCGAGTCCGGTAAGTACCAGGCGGACATCATTAAGCTGTCGCTGCGCAGCAACGCCCGGGCCAAGATGCGCAACCACCGCGACGGCTTCGTCAAGATCTTCGCCCGCAAGGGCTCCGGCACCGTGATCGGCGGCATCGTGGTGGGCCCGAACGCCTCTGAACTCATCTTCGCGGTCTCCATCGCTGTGACCCAGAAGCTGCACGTCGACGACGTCGCCAGCACCTTCACCGTGTACCCGTCGCTGAGCGGCTCCATTTCCGAAGCCGCCCGCCGGCTTCACGTGCACATGTAG
- a CDS encoding purine-nucleoside phosphorylase, with amino-acid sequence MSTTEFLNKDPFDAARAAADYIAEETGVDTHDVALVLGSGWGDAAELIGETTATLSAAEIPGFSAPSVVGHVGTIRSVLTKEGKRALVLGARTHYYEGKGVRAVVHGVRTAAAAGCKTLVLTNGCGGLNEDWAPGTPVLISDHINLTATSPLEGATFVDLTDLYSARIRGLAREVDPSLQEGVYAQFTGPHYETPAEVQYAKRIGASLVGMSTALEAIAGRHAGMEVFGVSLVTNLAAGISPVPLSHEEVLEAGEAAGPRISKLLAEIIAKL; translated from the coding sequence GTGAGCACAACAGAATTCCTCAACAAGGACCCCTTCGACGCCGCCCGCGCCGCCGCTGACTACATCGCCGAAGAGACGGGAGTCGACACCCACGACGTCGCCCTGGTCCTCGGCTCGGGCTGGGGCGACGCCGCCGAGCTGATCGGCGAGACCACCGCCACCCTGTCGGCCGCCGAAATCCCCGGCTTCTCCGCACCGTCTGTAGTGGGGCACGTGGGCACCATCCGCTCCGTCCTGACCAAAGAAGGCAAGCGAGCCCTGGTCCTGGGTGCCCGCACGCACTACTACGAGGGCAAGGGCGTCCGGGCCGTCGTGCACGGTGTCCGCACCGCCGCGGCCGCCGGCTGCAAGACGCTGGTGCTGACCAACGGCTGCGGCGGCCTCAACGAGGACTGGGCCCCGGGCACCCCGGTGCTGATCAGCGACCACATCAACCTCACCGCCACGTCGCCCCTGGAGGGCGCCACGTTCGTGGACCTGACGGACCTGTACTCCGCCCGCATCCGCGGCCTGGCCCGCGAGGTGGACCCCTCACTCCAGGAAGGCGTGTACGCCCAGTTCACCGGCCCGCACTACGAGACACCCGCCGAAGTGCAGTACGCCAAGCGGATCGGCGCGTCACTGGTGGGCATGTCCACCGCGCTTGAGGCCATTGCCGGCCGGCACGCCGGCATGGAGGTCTTCGGGGTCTCGCTCGTGACCAACCTCGCGGCCGGGATCAGCCCCGTGCCGCTGAGCCACGAGGAAGTCCTGGAGGCCGGCGAGGCCGCCGGGCCGCGCATTTCCAAGCTCCTCGCGGAGATCATCGCCAAACTCTGA
- a CDS encoding Rrf2 family transcriptional regulator, producing the protein MKMGRGVEWAVHSCVNMAWTPPGEPVNSARLAEYYRLPAAYLNKQFQSLVRAGVLDSVSGPRGGFLLARRPENISVLDIVLALEGAEPAFRCEAILGNVPEPAREGDFTRSCLISQTMRQAELAWRQALARQSIAGIADSMERRFPADKAKVLDYLAAE; encoded by the coding sequence ATGAAGATGGGCCGAGGGGTCGAATGGGCCGTGCACAGCTGCGTCAACATGGCCTGGACACCCCCGGGCGAGCCGGTGAACAGCGCCCGGCTCGCGGAGTACTACCGGCTTCCCGCCGCCTATTTGAACAAGCAGTTCCAGTCTTTGGTCCGGGCCGGGGTCCTGGACTCCGTCTCGGGTCCCCGCGGCGGCTTCCTGTTGGCGCGCAGGCCGGAGAACATCTCCGTGCTGGACATCGTCCTGGCCCTGGAGGGGGCCGAGCCGGCCTTCCGGTGTGAGGCGATCCTGGGGAATGTCCCGGAGCCGGCCCGGGAGGGGGACTTCACCCGGTCATGCCTTATTTCGCAGACGATGCGCCAGGCGGAGCTCGCGTGGCGGCAGGCGCTGGCGCGGCAGAGCATCGCCGGGATCGCCGACTCCATGGAGCGGCGGTTCCCGGCGGACAAGGCGAAGGTCTTGGACTACCTGGCGGCGGAGTAG
- a CDS encoding SDR family NAD(P)-dependent oxidoreductase: protein MTTAVLITGASSGIGRASAERLLARPGFTVYATARNPSAIADLEAAGARVLALDVTDAASMAAGVRTVEEQHGSVGALINNAGYGEYGTIEEADLDAVRQQFETNVFGFSRMIQLVLPGMRAAGAGRIINIGSMGGRVTFPVGGYYHATKYAVEAITDALRFEAAPFGIRTSLIAPGLIRTGFGATASRTLAASGDAAGPYAALRAAADEQMATSYASPVLAAEPDAVASAVEHAVTSRRPRPRYTVTPAAKAIVQSRRFLGSGLFDAYLRLQFRSSK, encoded by the coding sequence ATGACCACCGCTGTACTGATTACCGGCGCGTCTTCCGGTATTGGCCGCGCGAGCGCCGAACGGCTGCTCGCCCGGCCCGGGTTCACCGTCTACGCCACGGCGCGCAATCCGTCGGCGATTGCCGATCTTGAGGCGGCCGGGGCCAGGGTCCTGGCGCTCGACGTCACGGACGCGGCGTCCATGGCCGCCGGCGTGCGGACCGTGGAGGAACAGCACGGCAGCGTCGGCGCCCTCATCAACAACGCCGGCTACGGCGAGTACGGGACCATCGAGGAGGCAGACCTGGACGCGGTCCGGCAGCAGTTCGAGACCAACGTCTTTGGCTTTTCCCGCATGATCCAACTGGTCCTGCCGGGGATGCGGGCGGCCGGCGCCGGCCGGATCATCAACATCGGCTCCATGGGTGGCAGGGTCACCTTCCCCGTCGGCGGCTACTATCACGCCACCAAGTACGCCGTGGAGGCCATCACGGACGCGCTCCGCTTCGAGGCCGCGCCGTTCGGCATCCGGACCTCGTTGATCGCTCCGGGCCTGATCCGCACGGGCTTTGGCGCCACCGCCTCACGGACCCTGGCCGCCTCCGGGGATGCGGCAGGCCCGTATGCGGCCCTGAGGGCCGCCGCGGACGAGCAGATGGCCACTTCCTATGCTTCGCCGGTTCTCGCCGCCGAACCCGACGCCGTCGCGAGCGCGGTCGAGCACGCCGTGACGTCGCGGCGACCCCGGCCCCGATACACCGTCACCCCGGCCGCAAAAGCCATTGTCCAGTCCCGCCGATTCCTGGGGTCAGGCCTCTTCGACGCCTACCTCCGCCTGCAGTTCAGGAGCAGCAAATGA
- a CDS encoding SRPBCC family protein — MNPTADWPAGFEPATTRVYAYNQIHTRLTPEQLWPVLIDATRWPAWYRNAKDVVIDGGTAELGAASRFTWTTFGLRVASTVREFEPCTRLGWEGAGRGSTGYHRWDLQRTDNGGTLIVTEEVQGGIFATLLGPVVKRSIEKQHQHWLEKLLETAAARADAAGTGA; from the coding sequence ATGAACCCCACCGCCGACTGGCCCGCGGGCTTCGAACCCGCCACGACGCGGGTCTACGCCTACAACCAGATCCACACCCGGCTCACCCCGGAGCAGCTCTGGCCGGTGCTCATCGACGCAACCCGGTGGCCCGCCTGGTACCGCAACGCCAAGGACGTGGTGATCGACGGCGGCACGGCGGAACTGGGTGCCGCCTCCCGGTTCACCTGGACCACGTTCGGCCTCCGGGTCGCCAGCACGGTGCGCGAATTCGAACCCTGCACCCGGCTGGGCTGGGAGGGCGCCGGCCGCGGGTCCACCGGCTACCACCGATGGGACCTGCAGCGCACGGACAACGGCGGCACGCTGATCGTGACCGAGGAAGTCCAGGGCGGAATCTTCGCCACGCTGCTGGGCCCGGTGGTCAAGCGCAGCATCGAAAAGCAGCACCAGCACTGGCTGGAGAAGCTGCTGGAAACCGCGGCAGCGCGGGCGGAC